In Luteitalea sp. TBR-22, one genomic interval encodes:
- a CDS encoding DUF1259 domain-containing protein codes for MTWRDAMSAWRCGGLALVLCAATTMASAQAVPDDYQGVLKTLGRTGDFKDGVLKVNIPRSDLAVTIRGRAVPTPLGFGGWVALTKGEGGHDFLMGDLVLTEDEVNPVMSALLDNGFDVTALHNHFFWEQPRIFYMHVHGMGAAADLATRLRPAIALVDKFMAAAASRPPATAAAAPPLDVAALTTIIGHTGEQSGVVHKFTIGRPDIVLREHGATINARMGLNTWAAFSGSDADAIVAGDVAMLEHEVTPVLKALRSNGIDIVAIHHHMTGTQPVVIFLHYLGTGPAERLARGVRAALDVIGKAPAAAPAR; via the coding sequence ATGACCTGGAGGGACGCGATGAGCGCGTGGCGATGCGGCGGGTTGGCCCTGGTGCTGTGCGCGGCGACGACGATGGCGTCGGCGCAGGCGGTGCCCGACGACTACCAGGGCGTGCTGAAGACGCTGGGCAGGACCGGCGACTTCAAGGACGGCGTGCTGAAGGTCAACATCCCGCGCAGCGACCTCGCTGTCACGATCCGCGGGCGCGCCGTCCCGACGCCGCTCGGCTTCGGCGGGTGGGTGGCGCTCACGAAGGGCGAGGGCGGCCACGACTTCCTCATGGGCGACCTCGTGCTCACCGAGGACGAGGTGAACCCGGTGATGTCGGCGCTGCTCGACAACGGCTTCGACGTGACCGCGCTGCACAACCACTTCTTCTGGGAGCAGCCCCGCATCTTCTACATGCACGTCCACGGGATGGGCGCCGCCGCCGACCTGGCGACGCGCCTGCGCCCGGCCATCGCGCTCGTCGACAAGTTCATGGCCGCGGCAGCCAGCCGACCGCCTGCCACCGCCGCTGCGGCGCCGCCGCTTGACGTTGCAGCACTCACGACGATCATCGGACACACCGGAGAGCAGTCAGGGGTCGTGCACAAGTTCACGATCGGCCGACCCGACATCGTCCTGCGCGAGCACGGCGCGACGATCAACGCGCGCATGGGCCTGAACACCTGGGCGGCATTCAGCGGCTCGGATGCCGACGCCATCGTCGCCGGCGACGTCGCGATGCTGGAACACGAAGTGACGCCGGTCCTGAAGGCACTCCGCAGCAACGGCATCGACATCGTCGCCATCCATCACCACATGACGGGCACGCAGCCGGTGGTGATCTTCCTGCACTACCTGGGCACCGGACCTGCCGAGCGACTCGCGCGCGGGGTGCGCGCGGCTCTCGACGTGATCGGCAAGGCCCCGGCAGCGGCACCGGCCCGGTAG
- a CDS encoding type II toxin-antitoxin system RelE/ParE family toxin — MRRKLDQIDAVTKLDDLRVPPGNRLHALGGDLAGHHAVRVNDQYRLVFRFEGSDAFDVRCADDH; from the coding sequence GTGCGCCGCAAGCTGGACCAGATCGATGCTGTGACGAAGCTTGACGACCTGCGCGTACCGCCGGGCAATCGCTTGCACGCGCTCGGTGGGGACCTGGCTGGGCATCATGCCGTGCGCGTCAACGACCAGTACCGACTCGTGTTTCGGTTCGAGGGTTCAGACGCTTTCGACGTGCGCTGCGCCGATGACCACTGA
- a CDS encoding HigA family addiction module antitoxin — translation MTTEDTDMLPTHRPPTHPGEMLLKEFLEPLAVSQVEAAKRMHIPFQRLNAIVRGRRGVSADTALLLEALTHWDAEIWMTLQAKWDLWHAMQARGRRPRVRALPQSA, via the coding sequence ATGACCACTGAGGACACCGACATGCTGCCGACCCATCGCCCTCCGACGCACCCAGGTGAGATGCTCTTGAAGGAGTTCCTCGAGCCGTTGGCCGTGTCTCAAGTCGAGGCCGCCAAGCGGATGCACATTCCCTTCCAGCGCCTCAACGCGATCGTCAGGGGACGCCGCGGCGTCAGTGCGGATACGGCGCTGTTGCTTGAAGCCCTGACCCACTGGGACGCGGAGATCTGGATGACGCTTCAGGCGAAGTGGGATCTGTGGCATGCCATGCAGGCCCGGGGCCGGCGGCCACGTGTCCGCGCCCTTCCGCAGTCCGCCTAG
- a CDS encoding TonB-dependent receptor yields the protein MRFIAIVAAAALVLAPSLASAQSFTGTIVGTIRDTSGAALPQATVNITSQQTGRQDSVIADLEGRFTSLPLPPGEYRVEATLQGFKSAVRTDVVVTIASTVVTDFTLDVGDLTESVEVSASTLSLETTSGTIGKLVDNRRIQELPLNTRNVYSLIFLTPGVAGSIGNNYNSMSYSVNGARPTMMDTVIDGVTASFPTVNGFTGISVFPSVDAIQEFKVMGANYPAEYGRSLGSVLNVVYKSGSNDLHGSAYEFFRDSSLDENNYFAEKAGTPLGDFQRSQFGGVAGGPIRRGRTFFMTSYEGLRQDSASQTITTVPTLAQRNGDFSQTYAQNGQLIRIFDPFTTRANPSGSGFIRDPFPNNVIPADRIDPVARQVLNYYPLPNQPGNPVTGAQNYFATGTARLNVDNFDARVDHNLSDKARSFIRYSYRKTFSAPAKFFPEEITVAEGRVNEQNLAHNAVIDYSRTMSNTTQLSARLGFARTLFIFDNQGLGFKPSSLGLPVSIDQNVDREMFPRFGVSGMVPLGGNDHRYNAFMSYTTAASLTHTRGAHTLKGGFEGRMFRVNVWEARSAGTFNFRANETQGPNPTTASSTAGYGLASLLLGFGQPNDVLIQNWKNVAANSFYWAFYAQDDWRVNSRLTLNLGLRYDIDVPRTERFDRMNYFDPDAPSPLAQQVPGFSNLQGGVVFVGVDGNSRYQYNWDTNNIAPRLGASYQLDDRTVVRAGYSHIFGPSNQGAQGTVGPFGFRTENLWVTSIDGITPYNLLRNPYPNGFVPSPGSSQGLLTQAGANLQAPLQDTPSPWTIQYNVNVQRELPWGLFVEAAYVGTRGYDLSVVGEGGLSLNQLDPQYMALGSQLNQQVPNPFYGIVNNGVLASPTVARGQLLRPYPQFTDVVPLYAAGAESRYNALQLTGRKRLSRGFMFEGSYTLAKAEEIGMSHQDSYNVDASWALASYDITHRFVLSYLYEIPVGRDRRFFASAPTWLNAIIGNWQFNGITTFQSGTPLSITANNTAGVFGARTQPNNNGADPRLDGPPEERLNRWFDTSVYSQPAAFTFGNEPIFSPLLRAHGVRNFDLSIFKTFEITSRVRAQFRVEALNAFNRVQFSAPNTSVTSASFGIVTGQANAPRQMQLGVKVLW from the coding sequence ATGCGATTCATCGCCATCGTGGCGGCAGCTGCGCTCGTGCTGGCTCCGTCACTCGCGTCTGCTCAATCGTTCACCGGCACGATCGTCGGCACCATCAGGGATACCAGCGGCGCTGCCCTTCCCCAGGCGACCGTCAACATCACCAGCCAACAGACCGGTCGGCAGGATTCGGTCATCGCCGACCTCGAGGGGCGCTTCACGTCGCTCCCGCTGCCGCCCGGCGAGTACCGCGTGGAGGCCACGCTCCAGGGCTTCAAGTCTGCCGTGCGCACCGATGTCGTGGTGACGATCGCGTCCACGGTGGTCACCGACTTCACGCTCGACGTCGGCGATCTCACCGAGTCGGTCGAAGTCAGCGCCAGCACGCTGTCACTCGAGACGACGTCGGGCACCATCGGCAAGCTGGTGGACAACCGGCGCATTCAGGAACTGCCGCTCAACACCCGCAACGTCTACTCGCTCATCTTCCTCACCCCAGGCGTCGCCGGCTCGATCGGCAACAACTACAACTCGATGAGCTACAGCGTGAACGGCGCGCGGCCGACGATGATGGATACCGTCATCGACGGGGTGACCGCGTCGTTCCCGACGGTCAACGGCTTCACCGGCATCTCGGTGTTCCCGTCGGTGGACGCCATCCAGGAGTTCAAGGTGATGGGCGCCAACTACCCGGCCGAGTACGGCCGCAGCCTGGGCAGCGTCCTCAACGTCGTCTACAAGTCGGGCTCGAACGACCTGCACGGCAGCGCCTACGAGTTCTTCCGCGACTCCTCCCTGGACGAGAACAACTACTTCGCGGAGAAGGCCGGCACGCCGCTGGGCGACTTCCAGCGCAGCCAGTTCGGCGGCGTCGCGGGCGGCCCGATCCGCCGCGGCAGGACCTTCTTCATGACCTCGTACGAGGGGCTGCGCCAGGACAGCGCGTCGCAGACCATCACGACGGTGCCGACGCTGGCCCAGCGCAACGGCGACTTCTCGCAGACGTATGCCCAGAACGGCCAGTTGATCCGCATCTTCGACCCGTTCACGACGCGCGCCAATCCGTCGGGCAGCGGCTTCATCCGCGATCCGTTCCCCAACAACGTCATCCCTGCCGACCGCATCGATCCCGTGGCGCGACAGGTGCTCAACTACTACCCACTGCCCAATCAGCCGGGCAACCCGGTGACCGGGGCGCAGAACTACTTCGCGACGGGAACGGCCAGGCTGAACGTCGACAACTTCGACGCGCGCGTCGACCACAACCTCTCCGACAAGGCGCGATCGTTCATCCGCTACTCGTACCGCAAGACGTTCAGCGCGCCGGCCAAGTTCTTCCCCGAGGAGATCACCGTCGCTGAGGGCCGGGTCAACGAGCAGAACCTCGCCCACAACGCGGTGATCGACTACAGCCGCACCATGTCGAACACGACGCAGTTGAGCGCCCGCCTCGGCTTCGCGCGCACGCTGTTCATCTTCGACAACCAGGGACTGGGGTTCAAGCCGTCGAGTCTCGGGCTGCCGGTGTCGATCGACCAGAACGTCGACCGCGAGATGTTCCCGCGCTTCGGCGTCAGCGGCATGGTGCCGCTCGGCGGCAACGACCATCGTTACAACGCGTTCATGAGCTACACGACGGCAGCGAGCCTCACCCACACGCGCGGGGCGCACACGCTGAAGGGCGGTTTCGAGGGGCGCATGTTCCGCGTCAACGTGTGGGAGGCGCGCAGCGCCGGCACCTTCAACTTCCGCGCCAACGAGACGCAGGGCCCCAACCCGACCACCGCGAGCAGCACGGCGGGCTACGGGCTCGCCTCGCTCCTGCTCGGCTTCGGGCAGCCCAACGACGTGCTGATCCAGAACTGGAAGAACGTCGCGGCCAACAGCTTCTACTGGGCGTTCTACGCGCAGGACGACTGGCGCGTGAACTCCCGGCTGACCCTGAACCTCGGGCTGCGCTACGACATCGACGTGCCACGCACGGAACGCTTCGACCGGATGAACTACTTCGACCCGGATGCGCCGTCGCCGCTGGCGCAGCAGGTGCCCGGCTTCTCCAACCTGCAGGGGGGCGTCGTGTTCGTCGGCGTCGACGGCAACAGCCGCTACCAGTACAACTGGGACACCAACAACATCGCGCCGCGCCTCGGCGCCTCGTATCAGCTGGACGACAGGACCGTGGTGCGGGCCGGCTACAGTCACATCTTCGGGCCGTCCAACCAGGGCGCGCAGGGCACGGTGGGGCCGTTCGGCTTCCGCACCGAGAACCTGTGGGTGACCTCGATCGACGGCATCACGCCGTACAACCTGCTGCGCAATCCGTATCCCAACGGCTTCGTGCCCTCGCCCGGATCGTCGCAGGGGCTGCTCACGCAGGCCGGCGCCAACCTGCAGGCGCCGCTGCAGGACACGCCCTCGCCGTGGACGATCCAGTACAACGTCAACGTCCAGCGCGAGCTGCCCTGGGGCCTGTTCGTCGAGGCGGCCTACGTCGGCACGCGCGGCTACGACCTGTCGGTGGTGGGCGAAGGCGGCCTCAGCCTGAACCAGCTCGATCCCCAGTACATGGCGCTCGGCTCACAGCTCAATCAGCAGGTCCCCAACCCCTTCTACGGCATCGTCAACAACGGCGTGCTGGCGTCGCCGACGGTGGCGCGCGGGCAGTTGCTGCGACCCTACCCGCAGTTCACCGACGTCGTGCCGCTGTATGCCGCGGGCGCGGAGTCTCGCTACAACGCGCTGCAGCTGACCGGGCGCAAGCGCCTGTCGCGCGGGTTCATGTTCGAGGGGTCCTACACCCTCGCGAAGGCCGAGGAGATCGGCATGAGCCACCAGGACAGCTACAACGTCGATGCGAGCTGGGCGTTGGCCTCGTACGACATCACCCACCGCTTCGTGCTGAGTTACCTGTACGAGATCCCGGTCGGGCGCGACCGCCGGTTCTTCGCCAGTGCCCCGACCTGGCTGAACGCCATCATCGGCAACTGGCAGTTCAACGGGATCACGACGTTCCAGTCGGGGACGCCGCTGTCGATTACGGCCAACAACACGGCCGGCGTGTTCGGGGCGCGCACGCAGCCGAACAACAACGGCGCGGACCCGCGGCTCGACGGCCCGCCCGAAGAGCGCCTGAACCGCTGGTTCGACACGAGCGTCTACAGCCAGCCGGCCGCGTTCACGTTCGGCAACGAGCCGATCTTCTCGCCACTCCTGCGCGCGCACGGCGTCCGCAATTTCGACCTCTCGATCTTCAAGACCTTCGAGATCACCTCGCGGGTGCGCGCGCAGTTCCGGGTCGAGGCGCTCAATGCGTTCAACCGGGTGCAGTTCTCCGCGCCCAATACCAGCGTGACGTCCGCCTCGTTCGGCATCGTCACCGGCCAGGCCAACGCGCCACGGCAGATGCAGCTGGGCGTCAAGGTGCTGTGGTAG
- a CDS encoding DUF5060 domain-containing protein — MDWRLWSTTLLAALAIGAPQAPRVRAPLGGAEITGELRQWHTVTLTLDGPRADERDSDPNPFRDYRMTVRFTHESGAPVYNVPGYFAADGNAANTSATAGTRWRAHLSPDKPGRWEWRVSFVRGTDAAIEPVAAAAATPVASVDGRSGSFLVGATDKTSPDFRARGRLQYMGSHHLRFAGTGEYFLKLGTDSPETLLAYAGFDDTTALKPAVPLHRYEPHVADWRAGDPTWKGGEGKGLIGALNYLASKGVNSVSFLTYNAGGDGDNVWPFVSRDDKWHYDVSKLDQWQVVFDHAQRRGLHLHFKLQETENDDNYRGDYRDGRPPGGVDSSAAQGPDRVVESLDGGALGPERRLYLREIVARFGHALALNWNLGEENTQSTPQQREMAAWIRSLDPYGHQIVAHTHPHGQDQIYPGLLGEQSVLTGVSLQNDWKAVHTRTRQWLDASRKAGRPWVVANDEQGDSLSGVPPDPGFEGFAGKDSRGRVVQTVDDIRRMTLWGNLMAGGAGVEYYFGYLLPENDLVAENLRSRERSWAFGRIALDFFRIHRIPFWTMTNADALVGNATGDNSKWCLARAGRLYIVYLPTGGTTTLDLREATGRFTVAWFDPRRGGPLRKGSVAMVSGGARVALGEPPDSPTEDWAIVVRH, encoded by the coding sequence ATGGATTGGCGGCTCTGGTCGACGACGCTGCTGGCGGCTCTGGCGATCGGTGCACCGCAGGCACCACGCGTGAGGGCGCCTCTCGGGGGTGCTGAGATCACCGGTGAGTTGCGCCAGTGGCACACCGTCACGCTGACGCTAGACGGACCTCGTGCCGACGAGCGCGACAGCGATCCCAATCCCTTCCGCGACTACCGGATGACCGTGCGCTTCACGCACGAGTCCGGCGCCCCCGTGTACAACGTGCCCGGCTACTTCGCCGCCGACGGCAACGCGGCGAACACCTCGGCCACCGCCGGCACCAGGTGGCGCGCCCACCTGTCGCCCGACAAGCCAGGACGGTGGGAGTGGCGTGTCAGCTTCGTGCGTGGAACGGATGCGGCCATCGAACCCGTGGCGGCAGCCGCCGCGACACCGGTCGCCTCGGTCGACGGCCGATCCGGCTCGTTCCTCGTCGGAGCGACCGACAAGACGTCGCCGGACTTCCGCGCCCGTGGCCGCCTGCAGTACATGGGCTCTCACCATCTGCGCTTCGCAGGGACGGGCGAGTACTTCCTCAAGCTGGGCACCGACTCTCCGGAAACGCTGCTGGCCTACGCCGGGTTCGACGACACGACGGCCCTCAAGCCAGCGGTCCCCCTGCACCGGTACGAGCCACACGTCGCCGACTGGCGCGCAGGTGACCCGACCTGGAAGGGCGGAGAGGGAAAGGGCCTGATAGGAGCCCTCAATTATCTCGCCTCGAAGGGCGTCAACTCGGTGTCCTTCCTGACCTACAACGCCGGCGGCGACGGCGACAACGTGTGGCCGTTCGTGTCGCGAGACGACAAGTGGCACTACGACGTGTCGAAGCTCGATCAATGGCAGGTCGTGTTCGATCACGCGCAGCGCCGCGGGCTCCACCTGCACTTCAAGCTGCAGGAGACGGAGAACGACGACAACTACCGGGGTGACTATCGCGACGGGCGCCCACCGGGCGGAGTCGACTCGTCGGCCGCGCAGGGCCCGGACCGCGTCGTCGAGTCGCTCGACGGCGGCGCACTCGGTCCCGAGCGGCGGCTGTATCTGCGGGAGATCGTCGCGCGCTTCGGCCACGCCCTGGCACTGAACTGGAACCTCGGCGAGGAGAACACGCAGAGCACGCCACAGCAGCGCGAGATGGCGGCCTGGATCAGGAGCCTGGATCCCTACGGACACCAGATCGTCGCCCACACGCATCCGCACGGGCAGGACCAGATCTATCCGGGCCTGCTGGGCGAGCAGTCGGTCCTCACCGGGGTCTCGCTCCAGAACGACTGGAAGGCCGTGCACACCCGCACGCGGCAGTGGCTCGACGCGTCGCGCAAGGCCGGCCGCCCCTGGGTGGTGGCCAACGACGAGCAGGGCGATTCACTCTCCGGCGTGCCGCCCGATCCGGGCTTCGAGGGATTCGCCGGCAAGGACTCCCGCGGCCGGGTGGTCCAGACGGTCGACGACATCCGCAGGATGACGCTCTGGGGCAACCTCATGGCGGGTGGCGCGGGCGTCGAGTACTACTTCGGCTACCTCCTGCCCGAGAACGACCTGGTTGCGGAAAACCTGCGCAGTCGCGAGCGGAGTTGGGCGTTCGGTCGCATCGCACTCGACTTCTTCCGCATCCATCGCATCCCGTTCTGGACGATGACCAACGCCGATGCCCTGGTCGGCAACGCGACGGGCGACAACAGCAAGTGGTGCCTGGCCAGGGCAGGACGGCTGTACATCGTCTATCTGCCGACGGGCGGGACGACGACGCTCGATCTGCGCGAGGCCACGGGCCGCTTTACGGTGGCGTGGTTCGACCCGCGTCGAGGTGGTCCTCTCAGGAAGGGCAGCGTCGCGATGGTCAGCGGTGGCGCCAGGGTGGCGCTCGGAGAGCCGCCCGACAGCCCCACCGAGGACTGGGCCATCGTCGTGAGGCATTGA
- a CDS encoding YheU family protein — translation MDDEQDPTLESAEQRDDEEGAPVHVAADQLEPDTLRAVIESFVLREGTDYGLHETSLEDKVAQVLRQVQRGEVHITFDPGTASVNLVVAPGRNGARRP, via the coding sequence ATGGACGACGAGCAGGACCCCACGCTCGAATCGGCAGAGCAGCGCGACGACGAGGAGGGCGCGCCAGTTCACGTGGCGGCAGACCAACTGGAGCCGGACACCCTTCGGGCGGTGATCGAGTCGTTCGTGTTGCGCGAAGGCACCGACTACGGCCTGCACGAGACGTCGCTCGAGGACAAGGTGGCGCAGGTGCTGCGCCAGGTGCAGCGGGGCGAGGTCCACATCACGTTCGATCCCGGCACCGCGTCGGTCAACCTCGTGGTGGCGCCGGGGAGGAACGGCGCGCGCCGGCCCTAG
- a CDS encoding RNA polymerase sigma factor — protein MTGAGAPDGLVAGLLAEYGRALRGYFRRATGGGDVADDLVQEVFVRVAAASYEPQGRARAWLFTIAHNVLVQHLRRQPRQTVALHERHEPALPAPQDLRAALDQALQQLPDLDRHVFLLSELGGLTYAEIAASCDLTHASVRSRIFRARLALRERLLPPTAPQVGRLRSSTDDDR, from the coding sequence ATGACGGGTGCGGGCGCACCGGACGGCCTGGTCGCGGGTCTCCTCGCTGAGTACGGTCGGGCCCTGCGCGGATACTTTCGACGCGCGACCGGCGGCGGTGACGTCGCGGACGACCTCGTGCAGGAAGTGTTCGTGCGGGTGGCAGCGGCCAGCTACGAACCTCAGGGACGCGCGCGTGCGTGGCTCTTCACGATTGCGCACAACGTCCTGGTCCAGCATCTTCGCCGCCAACCGCGCCAGACCGTCGCCCTGCACGAGCGGCACGAGCCGGCGTTACCAGCCCCCCAGGACCTTCGCGCCGCCCTCGACCAGGCGCTGCAGCAACTGCCAGACCTGGACCGCCACGTCTTCCTGCTCTCCGAACTCGGCGGGCTCACCTACGCCGAGATCGCCGCGTCGTGCGACCTGACCCATGCGTCGGTGCGTTCGCGGATCTTCCGCGCGCGTCTGGCGCTCCGAGAGCGTCTCTTGCCGCCGACCGCACCGCAGGTCGGCCGCCTCAGGAGTTCGACCGATGACGACCGATGA
- a CDS encoding winged helix-turn-helix domain-containing protein yields MLEFGPFRIDCRTYVLTRDGATVPLSPRLVQVLACLAEARGALVTREQLLERFWPDVIVADNTLTRAVADIRIALGDAPAAPTYIQTLARRGYRFVAPVADAAAPRAAAHAGVVPVPDAMAGLEPFLAWERGRAAIESLSVAALPSAAEAFSRAVAGAPHYAAGYAGLANAHVFRFEATRVDNVPDVEALSAAVAAATRATELDPTLGEGWAALGHALAGAGQAERARAALRQALALEPRNWRHHYRLAACSWGEDRLRSVERAEALLPGFPWTQTLAAMVLIARQSFAFARQAAERGAAAPGTHRDGRLHPPNGLLWMRGLTSLASGAQADALDDFRAEAALSAAGTSVHARECSVIAHEALGFVHLATGDVNAARVAFHAAAAASPGHGRALLGLAIADGRRADAVSRVGPAVEEMGRVGKLGERTLVLAAAHGWAGRASDGLALVADALAGASSDPLGWSLPADAMFAPLRAADGYDRVAARLASRAS; encoded by the coding sequence GTGCTCGAGTTCGGACCTTTCCGGATCGACTGCCGGACCTACGTCCTGACCCGCGACGGCGCCACGGTGCCGCTGTCGCCGAGGCTGGTCCAGGTGCTCGCGTGCTTGGCCGAGGCCCGCGGCGCGCTCGTCACCCGCGAGCAGTTGCTCGAGCGCTTCTGGCCCGACGTGATCGTTGCGGACAACACGCTGACCCGGGCCGTCGCCGACATCCGCATCGCCCTCGGTGATGCCCCTGCCGCCCCCACCTACATCCAGACGCTGGCTCGCCGCGGCTACCGCTTCGTGGCGCCCGTTGCCGATGCGGCGGCACCACGCGCAGCCGCCCACGCCGGCGTCGTGCCGGTTCCAGACGCGATGGCCGGCCTCGAGCCGTTCCTGGCGTGGGAGCGGGGGCGGGCCGCGATCGAGTCGTTGAGCGTGGCGGCGCTGCCGTCGGCCGCCGAGGCGTTCAGCCGGGCGGTGGCCGGCGCGCCGCACTATGCCGCCGGCTACGCGGGCCTGGCCAATGCCCACGTCTTCCGCTTCGAGGCGACGCGGGTCGACAACGTGCCCGACGTGGAGGCCCTGTCGGCGGCGGTGGCTGCGGCGACGCGTGCCACCGAACTCGATCCGACGCTGGGCGAAGGATGGGCGGCATTGGGCCACGCGCTGGCCGGGGCCGGGCAGGCCGAGCGAGCGCGTGCCGCGCTGCGGCAGGCGTTGGCGCTGGAGCCGCGCAACTGGCGGCATCACTACCGACTGGCCGCCTGCAGTTGGGGTGAGGACCGACTGCGATCCGTCGAGCGCGCCGAGGCGCTGCTGCCCGGCTTTCCGTGGACGCAGACGCTCGCGGCGATGGTGCTGATCGCACGGCAGTCGTTTGCGTTCGCGCGCCAGGCCGCCGAGCGGGGCGCCGCCGCGCCGGGCACGCACCGCGATGGCCGCCTGCATCCCCCCAACGGGCTGCTCTGGATGCGCGGGCTCACGTCCCTGGCCAGTGGCGCTCAGGCCGACGCGCTCGACGACTTTCGCGCCGAAGCCGCCCTTTCCGCCGCGGGTACGAGTGTCCATGCGCGCGAGTGCTCGGTCATCGCGCATGAGGCACTGGGCTTCGTCCACCTCGCGACGGGAGATGTCAACGCCGCCCGCGTGGCCTTCCACGCCGCGGCTGCCGCATCGCCCGGCCACGGTCGCGCCCTGCTCGGGTTGGCGATCGCCGACGGGCGCCGCGCCGACGCCGTCAGCCGCGTCGGGCCTGCCGTCGAGGAGATGGGGCGCGTCGGCAAGCTCGGTGAGCGGACGCTCGTGCTGGCTGCGGCCCATGGCTGGGCCGGACGCGCCAGCGACGGGCTGGCGCTGGTGGCCGACGCCCTTGCCGGTGCGTCGTCCGACCCACTCGGCTGGAGCCTCCCCGCCGACGCCATGTTCGCGCCGCTCCGCGCGGCCGACGGCTACGACCGCGTCGCCGCCCGGCTGGCCTCGCGCGCCTCGTAG
- a CDS encoding Gfo/Idh/MocA family protein: MRRPLRGVGIGAGYFAPFQYEAWSRIPEVEIVALADLGEERALPILQRYGVSRYYADWREMIDREAPDFVDIITPPDTHEEMCRYAADRGVHIICQKPLAPTLETSRRIVEHARAAGVRFMVHENFRWQPWYRAIKQVREAGTIGEFTHVAFMMRMGDGWGPDAYLSRQPFFRDYPRLLVHETGVHFIDTFRFLLGDIDSVFAQLRRLNPVIAGEDAGQVVLTFANRATAIWDANRYNEGEAEFPRYTFGTLRIDGTRGHLTMDADATIRLKPLGEPARELDYARANVNFAGDCVYFLQRHFVECMLSGAEFESSGVDYLKTIEAVEGAYASAASGQVVRLGEALQA, encoded by the coding sequence GTGCGACGTCCACTGCGGGGCGTGGGCATCGGCGCGGGCTACTTCGCGCCGTTCCAGTACGAGGCCTGGTCGCGGATTCCGGAAGTCGAGATCGTCGCGCTGGCCGATCTCGGTGAAGAGCGGGCCCTGCCGATCCTCCAGAGGTACGGCGTGTCGCGCTACTACGCGGACTGGCGGGAGATGATCGATCGCGAGGCGCCGGACTTCGTCGACATCATCACGCCGCCCGACACCCATGAGGAGATGTGTCGTTACGCAGCCGATCGCGGCGTCCACATCATCTGCCAGAAGCCGTTGGCGCCGACCCTCGAGACAAGCCGCCGCATCGTCGAGCACGCCCGGGCCGCTGGCGTGCGGTTCATGGTGCACGAGAACTTCCGGTGGCAGCCGTGGTACCGCGCCATCAAGCAGGTGCGGGAAGCCGGCACGATCGGCGAGTTCACGCACGTCGCATTCATGATGCGGATGGGGGACGGCTGGGGGCCAGACGCCTACCTGTCGCGTCAGCCGTTCTTCCGCGACTATCCGCGCCTGCTCGTCCACGAGACGGGCGTGCACTTCATCGACACGTTCCGCTTCCTGCTGGGGGACATCGACAGCGTGTTCGCGCAGCTGCGGCGCCTCAATCCGGTGATCGCCGGCGAGGATGCCGGCCAGGTGGTGCTGACGTTCGCAAACCGCGCCACCGCGATCTGGGACGCCAACCGCTACAACGAGGGCGAGGCCGAGTTCCCGCGGTATACGTTCGGCACGTTGCGCATCGACGGCACGCGCGGACACCTGACGATGGACGCCGACGCGACCATCCGGCTGAAGCCGCTGGGTGAGCCGGCGCGCGAGCTCGACTACGCCAGGGCGAACGTGAACTTCGCCGGTGACTGCGTGTACTTCCTCCAGCGGCACTTCGTCGAGTGCATGTTGTCGGGTGCCGAGTTCGAGTCCAGTGGTGTCGACTATCTGAAGACCATCGAGGCCGTCGAGGGTGCCTACGCCTCCGCGGCGTCGGGCCAGGTCGTCCGGTTGGGGGAGGCCCTGCAGGCGTAG